In Tessaracoccus flavus, the following are encoded in one genomic region:
- a CDS encoding GNAT family N-acetyltransferase, with amino-acid sequence MDWVELVGYIASAFVVLSFAMSSIVKIRSISLVGSAFYVAYGILIGSIPIILANGTIVVFHLVALSKEFSRKTELGATPIAPDAPFLADFLHSHTADIAKTQPEYEQAPSDTAFVLMREGMPAGAVMGNRDGDTLHLNLDYVLPAYRDSQLGKWIYGSRSSALRAHGIRKVTASPTTEVHRSYLGHMGFEPDGDRLVKALA; translated from the coding sequence ATGGACTGGGTTGAGTTGGTCGGCTACATCGCGTCGGCATTCGTGGTGTTGTCGTTCGCGATGAGTTCGATCGTGAAGATCCGCTCGATCTCACTGGTGGGCTCAGCGTTCTACGTCGCCTACGGCATCCTGATCGGCTCGATCCCGATCATCCTGGCCAACGGCACCATCGTCGTCTTCCATCTGGTGGCGCTCTCCAAGGAGTTCAGCCGCAAGACGGAGCTCGGCGCCACGCCGATCGCGCCCGACGCCCCGTTCCTCGCCGACTTCCTCCACTCGCACACCGCCGACATCGCGAAGACTCAGCCCGAATACGAGCAGGCGCCGTCGGACACCGCATTCGTGCTCATGCGCGAAGGCATGCCCGCCGGGGCCGTCATGGGTAACCGCGACGGCGACACGCTCCACCTCAACCTCGACTACGTGCTACCCGCCTACCGCGACTCCCAGCTCGGCAAGTGGATTTACGGGTCGCGCTCCAGCGCCCTACGCGCTCACGGCATCCGCAAGGTGACGGCATCGCCCACCACTGAGGTGCACCGCAGCTACCTCGGCCACATGGGCTTCGAACCCGACGGCGACCGGCTCGTCAAGGCGCTGGCCTGA
- a CDS encoding DUF2231 domain-containing protein yields the protein MLDGVLGLPLHPLVVHAVVVLLPLVAVGVIALTVRPAWRPRLALPLLGLLAVAAVSAIVAMLSGRSLAERVGTPVQHEQLGTLLAVTAVAYLLLAGYWLWWVRRAEKEPTTPQNATGWVASIASVAVVALTIAVGHSGSSAVWAHWMVEAPATDPTPAASPSAVSSASSPASTPPSTTTPAPSAAPTSTVASLYSADMLADHATAEDCWAVIDGNMYDLTDWIALHPGGASRIEALCGTDATAAFTGQHDGQPNPAEALSRHLLGPVG from the coding sequence ATGTTGGACGGCGTGCTGGGACTCCCACTTCACCCACTGGTGGTGCACGCCGTCGTCGTGCTGCTACCGCTGGTCGCGGTCGGCGTCATCGCGCTGACGGTGCGGCCAGCCTGGCGGCCGCGGCTCGCGCTGCCGCTGCTGGGACTGTTGGCGGTGGCGGCCGTCTCCGCGATCGTCGCGATGCTGTCGGGGCGGAGCCTGGCCGAGCGGGTCGGCACCCCGGTGCAGCACGAGCAGCTGGGCACCCTGCTAGCCGTCACGGCCGTGGCCTATCTCCTCCTGGCCGGCTACTGGCTGTGGTGGGTCCGCCGCGCGGAGAAGGAACCCACCACGCCGCAGAACGCCACTGGATGGGTGGCGTCGATCGCCTCCGTCGCGGTGGTGGCGTTGACGATCGCCGTCGGCCACAGCGGCTCAAGCGCGGTCTGGGCCCACTGGATGGTGGAGGCACCGGCCACGGACCCGACGCCGGCGGCCAGCCCCTCCGCGGTCTCCTCCGCCAGCTCACCCGCATCCACTCCGCCGTCGACGACGACACCCGCACCAAGCGCGGCCCCGACGTCGACCGTCGCTTCGCTGTACAGCGCTGACATGCTCGCCGACCACGCCACCGCCGAGGACTGCTGGGCCGTGATCGACGGCAACATGTACGACCTCACCGACTGGATCGCCCTACACCCCGGCGGCGCATCCCGCATCGAGGCGCTGTGCGGCACCGACGCCACCGCCGCCTTCACCGGCCAGCACGACGGCCAGCCGAACCCCGCCGAGGCGCTCTCCAGACACCTTCTCGGCCCCGTCGGCTGA
- a CDS encoding IS110 family transposase: MDVVHQRCAGMDVSKSDAKVCVRVQGRGSRRTSTEITTWPARASSILELGQYLVREKVSCVVMEATSDYWKPFFYLLSEAGLSVVLANPRQVRQIPGRKTDVADAAWLADLAAHGLVRGSFVPGQAQREIKDLVRHRTQLVRLSGQEIQRLEKLLESASIKLSSVISDINGVSGRRMLQALIEGERDPQVLAGLGCRLKASTDELAEALTGRFTEHHGFLARLHLHLIDDYAAQISELDARIEGYFTDNDPAPEGAMTWGKARALLSTIPGVSDTTAEQILAEIGIDMSVFDSPGKLASWAGVAPGLNESAGKRHSSTCRPGNKHLKGALGMAALSAANSKHTFLAARFRRLTRRGSQRAVVALSRTLITICWHILTTGEPYHELGADYYDKRRPGVAIRNALNHLRQAGLTITPTPEGLLLTQT; encoded by the coding sequence ATGGATGTTGTTCACCAGCGGTGTGCTGGGATGGATGTGTCGAAGTCCGACGCGAAGGTGTGTGTCCGGGTCCAGGGGCGCGGGTCGCGGCGGACGAGCACTGAGATCACGACGTGGCCTGCTCGGGCTTCGTCGATTCTGGAGCTGGGTCAGTACCTGGTACGGGAGAAGGTCAGCTGTGTGGTGATGGAAGCCACCAGTGATTACTGGAAGCCCTTTTTCTACTTGTTGTCCGAGGCGGGGTTGTCGGTGGTGTTGGCCAACCCCCGGCAGGTGCGTCAGATCCCTGGCCGTAAGACCGATGTCGCTGACGCGGCCTGGTTGGCGGATCTCGCGGCTCACGGGCTGGTGCGGGGATCGTTCGTGCCTGGCCAGGCGCAGCGCGAGATCAAGGATCTGGTGCGTCACCGTACCCAGCTGGTCAGGCTCAGTGGTCAGGAGATCCAACGGTTGGAGAAGCTGCTGGAGTCGGCCTCGATCAAACTGTCGTCGGTGATCTCTGACATCAACGGTGTGTCGGGGCGTCGGATGCTGCAGGCACTGATCGAGGGCGAGCGTGACCCGCAGGTCCTGGCCGGGTTGGGGTGTCGTCTCAAGGCCAGCACTGACGAACTCGCCGAGGCTCTGACGGGTCGGTTCACCGAGCATCACGGGTTCCTGGCCCGGCTGCACCTGCACCTCATCGATGACTACGCCGCTCAGATCAGCGAGCTCGACGCCCGGATCGAGGGCTACTTCACCGACAACGACCCCGCTCCAGAGGGCGCCATGACCTGGGGCAAGGCCCGGGCATTATTGAGCACGATCCCGGGTGTCTCCGACACCACAGCCGAGCAGATCCTGGCCGAGATCGGCATCGACATGAGCGTGTTCGACTCTCCCGGCAAGTTGGCCTCATGGGCGGGCGTCGCTCCAGGACTCAATGAGTCCGCCGGGAAACGTCACTCCTCCACGTGCCGCCCGGGCAACAAACACCTCAAGGGTGCACTCGGGATGGCAGCCCTCAGCGCCGCCAACTCCAAACACACCTTCCTCGCTGCCCGGTTCCGACGACTCACGCGACGCGGTTCACAACGTGCCGTGGTCGCCTTGTCCCGCACCCTGATCACGATCTGCTGGCACATCCTCACCACTGGGGAGCCGTACCACGAACTCGGCGCGGACTACTACGACAAACGGCGCCCCGGAGTAGCCATCCGCAACGCGTTGAACCATCTACGACAAGCAGGCCTCACCATCACCCCCACCCCCGAAGGACTCCTACTCACACAAACCTGA
- a CDS encoding sialidase family protein, producing the protein MITSVLTQRGDPFDGAAFTSPCYRIPALAVTPACRLLAAWDVRADWRDLPGPFDVVYRCSDDLGHSWGPLRVLRRHTASEGFGDASFVVGPGVVHCWYVSSAGRSFFDAEPGAGEGLRLWLASSFDDGQTWQHRDLTASLKPDDVTGMFASSGNGLTLREGARAGRLLQPFVLRTAAGQHFAAMAYSDDDGTTWALGERIGPDCDENKVTELPGGRVLLHARATPRRRWAVSDDGGVTFGDPVAHEQLVDPACNGGLSRWGSQVVATILNHPSERRELAIRRSADGGESWTPALGIDDGACAYSVALELPDGALAVAWESGDYDVIVFARIARDEVGFDGGEPTLRAIRGRAGAAAPPEVAPAR; encoded by the coding sequence ATGATCACCTCCGTGCTGACGCAGCGCGGGGACCCGTTCGACGGCGCCGCCTTCACCAGCCCCTGCTACCGCATCCCGGCCCTGGCCGTGACGCCCGCCTGCCGGCTGCTGGCCGCCTGGGACGTGCGCGCCGACTGGCGCGACCTGCCCGGACCCTTCGATGTGGTGTACAGGTGCTCCGACGACCTCGGGCACTCCTGGGGCCCGCTGCGGGTGCTGCGCCGGCACACCGCCTCCGAGGGCTTCGGGGATGCGAGCTTCGTCGTCGGCCCGGGCGTCGTGCACTGCTGGTACGTGTCCTCGGCAGGCCGCAGCTTCTTCGACGCCGAGCCGGGCGCCGGTGAGGGGCTGCGCCTCTGGCTGGCCTCCTCGTTCGACGACGGCCAAACCTGGCAGCACCGAGACCTCACGGCGAGCCTCAAGCCCGACGACGTGACGGGCATGTTCGCGTCGTCCGGGAACGGTCTGACGCTGCGCGAGGGTGCCCGTGCCGGCCGACTGCTCCAGCCGTTCGTGCTCCGCACCGCGGCCGGGCAGCACTTCGCCGCAATGGCCTACTCCGACGACGACGGCACCACGTGGGCGCTCGGCGAGCGCATCGGCCCGGACTGCGACGAGAACAAGGTCACCGAGCTGCCCGGCGGGCGCGTCCTGTTGCACGCCCGCGCGACTCCGCGTCGTCGCTGGGCCGTGTCCGACGACGGGGGAGTGACGTTCGGTGATCCGGTCGCCCACGAGCAGCTCGTCGACCCCGCGTGTAATGGAGGGCTGTCCCGCTGGGGGAGCCAGGTGGTCGCCACAATCCTCAACCATCCGTCCGAACGGCGGGAGCTGGCGATCCGCCGGTCGGCCGACGGAGGCGAGTCGTGGACGCCGGCCCTCGGAATCGACGACGGCGCCTGCGCCTACTCGGTGGCCCTCGAGCTTCCCGACGGCGCCCTGGCCGTAGCGTGGGAGTCGGGCGACTACGACGTCATCGTCTTCGCCCGAATCGCGCGCGACGAGGTCGGCTTTGACGGCGGCGAGCCGACGCTCAGAGCGATCCGGGGCCGCGCCGGGGCAGCCGCCCCGCCGGAGGTCGCCCCCGCCCGCTGA
- a CDS encoding N-acetylmannosamine-6-phosphate 2-epimerase: MNAILDSLRGQLVVSCQAYPGEPMLDPRTMSQVAQAAVTGGAAAIRAKGLDDLRAIRAAVDVPIIGLVKEGATGVYITPTLESCIAVAETGCEIVALDGTRRDRPDGLTLAETVACLKERFPEVLVMADCGSAGDAAAAQEAGADIIGTTLVGYSGERPKTDGPDWEAIDEIIALADRPVLVEGRVHSPADAAESIRRGAWGVVVGTAITHPATITSWFAKAVAEA; this comes from the coding sequence ATGAACGCCATCCTCGATTCCCTCCGCGGCCAGCTCGTCGTCTCCTGCCAGGCGTACCCCGGCGAGCCGATGCTGGATCCGCGCACGATGAGCCAGGTGGCCCAGGCCGCCGTCACCGGCGGCGCCGCCGCGATCCGGGCGAAGGGCCTGGACGATCTGCGCGCCATCCGCGCGGCCGTCGACGTGCCGATCATCGGCTTGGTGAAGGAGGGCGCCACCGGCGTCTACATCACGCCGACGCTGGAGAGCTGCATCGCGGTCGCGGAGACCGGCTGCGAGATCGTCGCGCTCGACGGCACCCGCCGCGATCGCCCCGACGGCCTGACACTGGCCGAGACCGTCGCCTGCCTGAAGGAGCGCTTCCCGGAAGTCCTCGTCATGGCCGACTGTGGGTCGGCCGGTGACGCCGCTGCGGCTCAGGAGGCGGGGGCCGACATCATCGGGACCACGCTGGTCGGCTACTCGGGCGAGCGCCCGAAGACCGACGGCCCGGACTGGGAGGCGATCGACGAGATCATCGCCCTGGCCGACCGCCCCGTTCTCGTCGAGGGCCGTGTTCACAGCCCCGCCGACGCCGCGGAGTCCATCCGCCGCGGGGCCTGGGGTGTCGTCGTCGGCACCGCGATCACGCACCCCGCCACCATCACCTCGTGGTTCGCGAAGGCAGTGGCTGAGGCATGA
- a CDS encoding ROK family protein: MSHVVGVDLGGTKTAAARVAPDGTLGEIVSAPTPALRGGQAVLDVVADLVRRVGGDDTVGLGVGTAGVVDATVGRIISATDTFSDWVGTDVAGGLRQRLSWSDRPIEVINDVDAHALGEQWLGAARDHGSVLMVAVGTGVGGAVVLDGRLWTGAHHVAGEIGHVPTPGAEGLYCACGRPGHLEAVAAGPAIERMYGVDGVDGRAIMARAEAGEEKALAVVERAASSLGRAIAGLVTVLDPACVVIGGGVALAGDVWWGPLRRTIRDELVPILADIPVLPAAAGPSAAILGAAKRALDSVAAHPHQRSLT, from the coding sequence ATGAGCCACGTCGTCGGGGTTGACCTGGGGGGCACCAAGACGGCCGCGGCCCGCGTCGCCCCTGACGGAACGCTCGGTGAGATCGTCTCCGCCCCCACCCCCGCCCTGCGTGGGGGACAGGCAGTGCTCGACGTCGTCGCCGACCTGGTCCGCCGGGTCGGGGGCGACGACACCGTCGGCCTGGGCGTCGGGACCGCGGGCGTCGTCGACGCCACCGTCGGCCGGATCATCTCGGCCACCGACACCTTCTCCGACTGGGTCGGCACCGACGTCGCGGGCGGCCTCCGGCAGCGCCTCAGCTGGTCCGACCGCCCCATCGAGGTCATCAACGACGTCGACGCCCACGCGCTGGGCGAACAGTGGCTGGGCGCGGCGCGTGACCACGGCTCGGTGCTGATGGTCGCCGTCGGCACCGGCGTCGGGGGTGCTGTCGTGCTCGATGGTCGCCTCTGGACGGGCGCCCACCACGTCGCTGGGGAGATCGGGCACGTCCCCACCCCCGGCGCGGAGGGCCTCTACTGTGCCTGCGGCCGCCCCGGCCACCTCGAGGCCGTTGCCGCCGGGCCTGCCATCGAGCGGATGTACGGGGTCGACGGCGTCGACGGTCGGGCCATCATGGCCCGCGCCGAGGCCGGCGAAGAGAAGGCACTCGCCGTCGTCGAGCGCGCCGCGTCATCGCTCGGGCGCGCGATCGCCGGGCTGGTCACCGTGCTGGACCCCGCCTGCGTCGTCATCGGCGGGGGAGTGGCGCTCGCCGGCGACGTCTGGTGGGGGCCGCTTCGACGGACCATCCGCGACGAACTCGTGCCCATCCTCGCCGACATTCCGGTGCTGCCCGCAGCGGCCGGTCCCTCCGCCGCGATTCTGGGGGCCGCGAAACGCGCCCTCGACTCCGTCGCGGCCCATCCTCACCAAAGGAGCCTCACATGA
- a CDS encoding dihydrodipicolinate synthase family protein: MPNFRGIVPPVITPMHTDGSVDFESLDRLVDHLIDGGMHGLFILGSSGQVAYLTDSERDEVTARCVKRAAGRVPVLVGTPDFTARRIAETAKRAEDLGADAVVVTAPLYALNDVAEIERHFRIIAEAVSVPVFAYNVPVRVHSYLGLATLMNLAKDGVIAGVKDSSGDDVGFRRLVAANRAAGHPLELLTGHEVMCDGMFLLGADGAVPGLGNVDPAGYARMWDAAQAGDWVAVRDEQDRIARLFEIAFVPQGRSGDAGGIGAFKQALASLGIIASGAMPAPMEPLTSDDVAGIETILREVGLLA, encoded by the coding sequence ATGCCCAATTTCCGCGGGATCGTGCCCCCGGTCATCACGCCCATGCACACCGACGGCTCGGTCGACTTCGAGAGCCTGGACCGGCTCGTCGACCACCTCATCGACGGCGGCATGCACGGCCTCTTCATCCTCGGCTCGTCTGGGCAGGTGGCCTACCTGACCGACTCCGAGCGCGATGAGGTCACCGCCCGCTGCGTCAAGCGCGCCGCCGGCCGGGTGCCGGTGCTGGTCGGCACACCCGACTTCACCGCCCGCCGCATCGCCGAGACCGCCAAGCGCGCCGAGGACCTCGGGGCCGACGCAGTCGTCGTCACCGCCCCGCTGTACGCCCTCAACGACGTCGCGGAGATCGAGCGTCACTTCCGGATCATCGCCGAGGCGGTGAGCGTGCCGGTCTTCGCCTACAACGTGCCCGTCCGCGTGCACAGCTACCTCGGCCTCGCCACGCTGATGAACCTGGCCAAGGACGGCGTCATCGCGGGCGTCAAGGACTCCTCGGGCGACGACGTCGGCTTCCGCCGCCTCGTGGCCGCCAACCGCGCCGCCGGGCACCCGCTCGAGCTCCTCACCGGCCACGAGGTCATGTGTGACGGGATGTTCCTGCTGGGCGCCGACGGCGCCGTGCCGGGACTCGGCAACGTCGACCCCGCCGGGTACGCCCGTATGTGGGACGCGGCGCAGGCCGGCGACTGGGTGGCCGTCCGCGACGAGCAGGACCGCATCGCGCGTCTGTTCGAGATCGCCTTCGTCCCGCAGGGCCGCTCCGGCGACGCCGGCGGCATCGGGGCGTTCAAGCAGGCACTGGCCAGCCTCGGCATCATCGCCTCCGGCGCCATGCCGGCGCCGATGGAGCCCCTCACCAGCGACGACGTCGCCGGTATCGAGACGATCCTGCGCGAGGTCGGGCTGCTGGCATGA
- a CDS encoding ATP-binding cassette domain-containing protein: MSTTPVVDLRDVHVVHKSRTGKLFRPDRVHAVNGVNISVSKGETLGLVGESGCGKSTLARVMVGLQPVTSGEVRFKGEQMKLNAAGRKKLGRAVSVVFQDPATALNPRMIVRDTLLDPFKVHGVLEPSERENRVKELLDLVGLPQSALDVLPRQISGGQRQRVAIARALALDPDVIIADEPTSALDVSVRAQVLNLLSDLKDQLGLGLVFISHDINTVRYISDRMAVMLAGQIVETGQADQIFANPTHEYTRTLLSAVPSLL; this comes from the coding sequence ATGAGCACCACCCCCGTCGTCGACCTGCGCGACGTCCACGTCGTCCACAAGTCGCGCACCGGCAAGCTGTTCCGTCCCGACCGGGTGCACGCCGTCAACGGCGTCAACATCTCGGTCAGCAAGGGCGAGACGCTCGGCCTGGTGGGCGAGTCCGGCTGCGGAAAGTCGACCCTGGCGCGAGTCATGGTGGGCCTCCAGCCCGTCACCTCCGGCGAGGTGCGTTTCAAGGGCGAGCAGATGAAGCTGAATGCCGCCGGCAGGAAGAAGCTGGGGCGGGCCGTCTCCGTGGTCTTCCAGGATCCGGCCACCGCGCTCAACCCTCGCATGATCGTGCGCGACACCCTGCTCGACCCGTTCAAGGTGCACGGCGTGCTCGAGCCCTCCGAGCGGGAGAACCGCGTCAAGGAGCTGCTCGACCTCGTCGGTCTGCCGCAGTCGGCCCTCGACGTGCTGCCCCGGCAGATCTCGGGCGGCCAGCGGCAGCGCGTCGCCATCGCCCGCGCGCTGGCTCTGGACCCGGACGTCATCATCGCCGACGAGCCGACCTCGGCCCTCGACGTATCGGTGCGCGCCCAAGTGCTCAACCTGCTGAGCGACCTGAAGGACCAGCTCGGGCTGGGGCTGGTCTTCATCAGCCACGACATCAACACCGTGCGCTACATCTCCGACCGCATGGCAGTCATGCTGGCCGGGCAGATCGTCGAGACCGGACAGGCCGACCAGATCTTCGCCAACCCCACCCACGAGTACACGCGGACGCTGCTCAGCGCCGTGCCTTCCCTCCTGTGA
- a CDS encoding dipeptide/oligopeptide/nickel ABC transporter permease/ATP-binding protein, which translates to MLSPESRKKLQQPGLRFEGIRALPISSKIALAVISLLALVAIFAPIVAPFEPGASGLVPEDKIVYSEVTIEGVGTQLIPDNAIPPDGEFLFGTDDRGRDTFSRVLHGTRVSLLVGLAATGLALVVAAVLGSIAGTARKTVSEVLMRTLDIVMSFPGIALAAVMVTALSSRLPMLPVVVISIAFLYVPQLTRVVRANVLSQFGEDYVAASKVMGAKTWWILFKHVARNCLAPILVFATVLVADAIVFEASLSFIGTGISSVNAPTWGNMLSEGKALLLSGHWWVTFFPGLFILITTLSLNVLSEGLTDSFASPRIKTKVNVQSDEDKLKGEVGAAGIAASHISQVDSLRSRLAALREAELARSDRLVLANPDAKPLLEVKNLSISFPGAHGEVRIVDDVSFTVREGETMGLVGESGCGKSITSMAIMGLLPENARIEGSVKFDGRELLTLGPKDRNDLRGHEMSMIYQDALSSLNPSMLIRAQMKQLTKRGGQRTAEELLELVGLDPVRTLKSYPHELSGGQRQRVLIAMALTRNPRLVIADEPTTALDVTVQAQVVDLLNELREKLGFAMVFVSHDLALVAEVAHRITVMYAGQVVEQAVTRELLTNPTHEYTRGLLGAVLSIESGTGRLHQVPGVVPSPREFVAGDRFAPRSSHPQAGLTEKPTLHLVPGTDDHFYASTSELDALLEKEGLR; encoded by the coding sequence ATGCTGTCGCCTGAGTCCAGAAAGAAGCTCCAGCAGCCTGGCCTGCGGTTCGAGGGCATCCGCGCGCTGCCGATCAGCTCGAAGATCGCGCTGGCCGTGATCTCGCTGCTCGCTCTCGTGGCGATCTTCGCACCCATCGTCGCCCCCTTCGAGCCGGGTGCCTCCGGCCTCGTGCCCGAGGACAAGATCGTCTACTCCGAGGTCACCATCGAGGGCGTGGGCACCCAGCTCATCCCCGACAACGCGATCCCGCCGGACGGCGAGTTCCTCTTCGGCACCGACGACCGGGGCCGCGACACGTTCTCCCGCGTCCTCCACGGCACCCGGGTCTCGCTGCTCGTCGGGCTGGCCGCCACCGGGCTGGCGCTCGTCGTCGCCGCGGTGCTCGGCTCGATCGCCGGCACGGCCCGCAAGACCGTCTCCGAGGTGCTGATGCGCACGCTCGACATCGTCATGAGCTTCCCCGGCATCGCGCTAGCCGCTGTCATGGTGACCGCGCTGTCGTCGCGGCTGCCGATGCTGCCGGTGGTCGTCATCTCGATCGCGTTCCTCTACGTGCCGCAGCTCACCCGAGTGGTGCGCGCCAACGTGCTCTCCCAGTTCGGCGAGGACTATGTGGCCGCCTCCAAGGTGATGGGCGCCAAGACGTGGTGGATCCTCTTCAAGCACGTGGCGCGCAACTGCCTGGCCCCGATCCTCGTCTTCGCGACGGTGCTCGTGGCCGACGCCATCGTGTTCGAGGCGTCGCTGTCGTTCATCGGCACCGGCATCAGCTCGGTCAACGCCCCGACGTGGGGCAACATGCTCTCCGAAGGTAAGGCGCTGCTCCTGTCCGGCCACTGGTGGGTGACGTTCTTCCCCGGACTGTTCATCCTCATCACCACGCTCAGCCTCAACGTCTTGTCCGAGGGCCTCACGGACTCGTTCGCGTCGCCGCGGATCAAGACGAAGGTCAACGTGCAGTCCGACGAGGACAAGCTGAAGGGCGAGGTCGGCGCCGCCGGCATCGCGGCCTCCCACATCTCCCAGGTCGACTCCCTCAGGTCGCGGCTGGCAGCGCTCAGGGAGGCCGAACTGGCCCGCAGCGACCGGCTCGTGCTCGCCAACCCCGACGCCAAGCCGCTGCTGGAGGTCAAGAACCTCTCGATCTCCTTCCCCGGCGCGCACGGTGAGGTGAGGATCGTCGACGACGTGAGCTTCACCGTCCGCGAAGGCGAGACGATGGGCCTGGTCGGCGAGTCGGGCTGCGGAAAGTCGATCACCTCGATGGCGATCATGGGCCTCCTGCCCGAGAACGCCCGGATCGAGGGCTCGGTCAAGTTCGACGGGCGCGAGCTGCTGACGCTCGGCCCGAAGGACCGCAACGATCTCCGCGGCCACGAGATGAGCATGATCTACCAGGACGCGCTGAGCTCGCTCAACCCGTCGATGCTCATCCGCGCGCAGATGAAGCAGCTCACCAAGCGGGGCGGCCAGCGCACGGCCGAGGAACTGCTGGAGCTGGTCGGGCTCGATCCGGTCCGCACGCTCAAGTCCTACCCCCACGAGCTCTCCGGCGGCCAGCGCCAGCGTGTGCTGATCGCCATGGCGCTCACCCGCAACCCGCGCCTAGTCATCGCCGACGAGCCCACCACGGCCCTCGACGTCACCGTCCAGGCCCAGGTGGTGGATCTGCTCAACGAGCTGCGCGAGAAGCTCGGCTTCGCGATGGTGTTCGTGTCGCACGACCTGGCGCTCGTCGCCGAGGTGGCGCACCGCATCACCGTCATGTACGCCGGCCAGGTGGTCGAGCAGGCTGTCACCAGGGAGCTGCTCACCAACCCGACCCACGAGTACACCCGCGGCCTGCTCGGCGCGGTGCTCTCGATCGAGTCCGGCACCGGCCGCCTGCACCAGGTGCCCGGCGTCGTGCCCAGCCCGCGCGAGTTCGTCGCCGGCGACCGGTTCGCCCCGCGCTCCTCGCACCCGCAGGCCGGCCTCACCGAGAAACCGACCCTGCATCTGGTGCCCGGCACCGATGACCACTTCTACGCGAGCACCAGCGAGCTCGACGCCCTGCTGGAGAAGGAGGGACTGCGATGA
- a CDS encoding ABC transporter permease, with product MSNFIRLLLRRVLAMPIMVLGATLLVFLVMSLSTADPARLALGESATPEALENYRERFNLNDPLLVKYVRYLGGLVQGDLGESFTGVPIGEMVARSFPITLQLTFIGLFLGVIIALVLGIIAALFRDKWPDQVIRFVSIASLATPSFWLALLFIQWFANIPGGLGWFPAVITNWINFSDDPAGYINQVTLPAVGMAIPLSGSLTRVVRTAMVEELDRDYVRTAIGAGIPKHIVVARNVLRNALITPLTVLGLRVGYMMGGAVVIEMIFNIQGMGNLIFQGIMRNDVNIVQGVTITIALAFIIINLVVDLLYVLVNPRIRSI from the coding sequence GTGTCCAACTTCATCCGCCTCCTGCTGCGCAGAGTGCTGGCTATGCCCATCATGGTGCTGGGCGCCACGCTGCTGGTATTTCTGGTGATGTCACTGTCGACCGCCGACCCCGCTCGGCTCGCCCTCGGCGAGTCGGCCACGCCGGAGGCCCTCGAGAACTACCGTGAGCGCTTCAACCTCAACGACCCCCTCCTCGTCAAGTACGTCCGCTACCTCGGCGGCCTCGTCCAGGGTGACCTCGGCGAGTCCTTCACCGGCGTGCCGATCGGCGAGATGGTGGCGAGGTCGTTCCCCATCACCTTGCAGCTCACGTTCATCGGCCTGTTCCTCGGAGTCATCATCGCGCTCGTGCTCGGCATCATCGCCGCGCTCTTCCGCGACAAGTGGCCCGACCAGGTCATCCGGTTCGTCTCGATCGCGTCGCTCGCCACGCCGTCGTTCTGGCTGGCGCTGCTCTTTATCCAGTGGTTCGCCAACATCCCGGGTGGCCTCGGTTGGTTCCCCGCGGTGATCACCAACTGGATCAACTTCTCCGATGATCCCGCCGGCTACATCAACCAGGTCACGCTGCCCGCAGTCGGCATGGCCATCCCGCTCTCCGGCTCGTTGACCCGCGTCGTGCGCACCGCCATGGTCGAGGAACTCGACCGGGACTACGTGCGCACCGCCATCGGCGCCGGCATCCCCAAGCACATCGTCGTGGCGCGCAACGTGCTGCGCAACGCGCTCATCACCCCGCTCACCGTGCTCGGCCTCCGCGTCGGCTACATGATGGGCGGCGCCGTGGTCATCGAGATGATCTTCAACATCCAGGGCATGGGCAACCTCATCTTCCAGGGCATCATGCGCAACGACGTCAACATCGTCCAGGGCGTCACGATCACGATCGCGCTCGCCTTCATCATCATCAACCTGGTGGTCGACCTCCTCTACGTGCTGGTCAACCCCCGAATCAGGAGCATCTGA